One window from the genome of bacterium encodes:
- a CDS encoding amidase, with translation MSEPWELSISEAAAAIAGGGLSPTDLLESTLARIERVEPRVLAWARLRIEDARREAGHLTQLQRSGMILGPLHGVPVGIKDIFDTAGVETACGSRIMAGAVPAEDAAAVARLRDAGAIVLGKTHTTEFASFDPSPARNPWALDHTPGGSSSGSAAAVAARMCQGALGSQTSGSIVRPSAFCGIVGLKPTFGRVSRRGVHPLAWTLDHPGPMARTVRDVALLLDAISGPDPHDPATISAPIPPQYAAALGPSDGDPGVEGVRVGVPDRYFTEGVDPEAEELTFAALRVLETVGCEVSEFRLPAEFEAGMDAHELIHNAEAAAVHIDTYRRRPEDYGSKLRAIIETGLQIPAPTYLRAQQIRTLVIRRLRALLDDVDVIATPAAPGPAPEGLASTGSPVFNRPFSFTGFPSLTVPCGFTAAGLPVGLQLAGRPFDEGTILRVAAAYEGATGWGKKIPPA, from the coding sequence GTGAGTGAACCGTGGGAGCTTTCCATCAGCGAGGCCGCGGCAGCAATCGCCGGCGGCGGCCTGTCGCCGACCGATCTGCTGGAGTCGACACTCGCCCGAATCGAGCGGGTCGAACCTCGCGTGCTTGCCTGGGCCCGCCTCCGAATCGAGGACGCTCGTCGGGAAGCCGGCCATCTGACGCAGTTGCAGAGGTCGGGGATGATCCTCGGCCCTCTCCACGGCGTGCCGGTCGGCATCAAGGACATCTTCGACACGGCGGGTGTGGAAACCGCGTGCGGCTCACGGATCATGGCGGGCGCCGTACCCGCCGAGGATGCCGCCGCCGTTGCGCGGCTCCGGGATGCCGGCGCGATCGTGCTGGGAAAAACACACACGACGGAGTTTGCCTCGTTCGACCCGTCGCCGGCCCGGAACCCATGGGCCCTCGACCACACACCGGGAGGGTCGAGCAGCGGGTCAGCCGCGGCGGTGGCCGCCCGCATGTGCCAGGGGGCGCTGGGGAGCCAGACTTCGGGATCGATCGTCCGGCCGTCGGCGTTCTGCGGGATCGTCGGCCTCAAGCCGACGTTTGGCCGGGTCAGCCGGCGCGGCGTGCACCCGCTGGCCTGGACCCTCGACCACCCCGGCCCGATGGCGCGCACGGTCAGGGATGTCGCCCTGCTGCTCGACGCGATCTCGGGTCCCGATCCGCACGACCCGGCGACGATCTCGGCCCCCATCCCGCCCCAGTACGCCGCCGCGCTGGGGCCCTCCGACGGCGACCCCGGGGTGGAGGGCGTCCGGGTGGGGGTCCCGGATCGATACTTCACCGAGGGGGTGGACCCGGAGGCCGAGGAGCTTACCTTCGCCGCGCTGCGGGTGCTGGAAACGGTGGGGTGTGAGGTCTCAGAGTTCCGGCTGCCCGCGGAGTTCGAGGCGGGGATGGACGCGCACGAACTCATTCACAACGCCGAAGCGGCGGCCGTACACATCGACACCTACCGCCGACGACCGGAGGACTACGGGAGCAAGCTACGGGCAATCATCGAAACCGGGCTCCAGATCCCCGCCCCCACGTACTTGAGGGCTCAGCAGATCCGAACCCTCGTCATCCGGCGGCTCCGGGCGCTTCTCGACGACGTGGACGTGATCGCGACCCCCGCCGCCCCCGGCCCGGCACCGGAGGGGTTGGCGTCAACCGGATCGCCCGTCTTCAACCGGCCGTTCAGCTTCACCGGGTTCCCGAGCCTGACGGTGCCCTGTGGCTTTACGGCCGCCGGGCTGCCCGTGGGTCTTCAATTGGCCGGCCGACCGTTCGATGAGGGAACCATTCTTCGGGTGGCCGCGGCCTACGAGGGAGCCACCGGTTGGGGAAAGAAAATTCCCCCCGCCTGA
- a CDS encoding DUF4032 domain-containing protein — protein sequence MTGRDRTRMTTTFKEFEEAQRARGALTARPLGVIQVPVDEIVGSVGRARYFPRGLRSGAGLTPSRVRRLVAALDHGEVLPAVVLYRLGHDYYIVDGHHRVAAARLAGQQDVDAEVVAYLPEGHRPEDVIARERVLFEHRTGITTIVLHEMGQYPKLVRWIDDYRRQRGGSLRSAAREWYTKVYLPTVDELRTRHLLRAFPDRSLGDLFVYLADHKWIMSKAAGRDIGIPAAVESFARYVTSSRGPRGFARWLSSLAGVVGHARRRIAAGPTRRRRSAADSR from the coding sequence GTGACCGGCCGCGACCGGACCCGGATGACGACGACGTTCAAAGAGTTCGAAGAGGCGCAGCGCGCTCGCGGGGCGTTGACGGCACGGCCGCTCGGGGTGATCCAAGTTCCCGTCGACGAGATCGTCGGCAGCGTGGGCCGCGCCCGCTATTTTCCCCGCGGCCTCCGTTCGGGCGCCGGACTCACACCCTCGCGCGTTCGGCGATTGGTGGCGGCGCTCGACCATGGGGAGGTGCTGCCCGCCGTCGTGCTCTACCGCCTCGGCCACGATTACTACATCGTCGATGGGCACCACCGGGTCGCGGCGGCGCGGCTGGCCGGGCAACAGGACGTCGATGCTGAGGTCGTGGCGTACTTGCCCGAGGGCCATCGTCCCGAGGATGTGATCGCACGCGAGCGTGTGCTCTTCGAACACCGCACGGGCATTACCACGATCGTGCTGCACGAGATGGGGCAGTACCCGAAGCTGGTCCGGTGGATCGATGACTACCGGCGCCAGCGGGGTGGATCCCTCCGGAGCGCGGCGCGGGAGTGGTACACAAAGGTCTATCTGCCCACGGTGGACGAGCTTCGCACGCGGCACCTCCTGCGCGCGTTTCCGGACCGGTCGCTGGGAGACCTGTTCGTGTACCTCGCGGACCACAAATGGATCATGAGCAAGGCGGCGGGGAGAGACATCGGCATCCCGGCCGCCGTGGAGAGCTTCGCCCGGTACGTGACCTCGAGCCGGGGACCGCGGGGGTTTGCGCGCTGGCTGAGCAGCTTGGCCGGCGTGGTCGGGCATGCGCGCCGGAGGATCGCCGCGGGGCCAACCCGCCGCCGGCGTTCGGCCGCCGACTCGCGCTGA
- a CDS encoding metallophosphoesterase: MDVLAVGDEVDERLLGENLSEKFGGVRLILSCGDLAPEYLEALVDRFQAPLLYVRGNHDVRYRDAPPPGDNIHGRVVTVGGLRILGFEGSPWYNGEGIQYTERQMWWRVAAARPAVWRARGVDIVLTHTPPFGIHDGRDVCHTGFKTFRGLVDAFRPRYFIHGHNHLSYVPMASRVTISGETQVVNAFRSVLLPVGAPVPVSV, encoded by the coding sequence ATGGACGTGCTGGCGGTTGGAGACGAGGTAGACGAGCGACTCCTGGGGGAGAACCTGTCGGAGAAGTTTGGCGGTGTGCGCCTCATCCTCTCCTGTGGTGACCTTGCGCCCGAGTATCTTGAAGCCCTCGTCGACAGGTTCCAGGCCCCGCTCCTCTACGTGCGCGGCAACCACGACGTCCGGTACCGCGACGCCCCCCCGCCCGGCGACAACATCCACGGCCGCGTCGTGACGGTGGGAGGTCTGAGGATTCTCGGGTTCGAGGGCTCGCCCTGGTACAACGGGGAGGGCATTCAGTACACGGAGCGGCAGATGTGGTGGCGGGTCGCGGCGGCCCGCCCGGCCGTGTGGCGAGCGCGGGGGGTCGACATCGTCCTCACGCACACCCCGCCGTTCGGGATCCACGATGGCCGTGACGTTTGTCACACCGGCTTCAAGACCTTTCGGGGGCTGGTCGACGCGTTTCGGCCGCGGTACTTCATTCACGGACACAACCACCTTTCGTACGTGCCGATGGCAAGCCGGGTCACCATCTCCGGTGAGACCCAGGTCGTCAACGCCTTTCGCTCCGTCCTCCTCCCCGTGGGCGCACCCGTCCCGGTGTCCGTGTGA
- a CDS encoding J domain-containing protein, with protein sequence MRFRPEIDYYEILQVHPRASQEMVKKAYRTLMGEMGGHPDLGGDVERAKLINEAYAVLGDPEVRRGYDDARTRSGPGGSTGAARTVGGGTGSMGEALERLTGTASKVLLSAAVIAVGVTVARLLRSPTLDLADLLVLVFALLRIWRQVSSLERT encoded by the coding sequence ATGCGATTCCGTCCGGAGATTGATTACTACGAGATCCTCCAGGTGCACCCTCGGGCATCCCAGGAGATGGTGAAGAAGGCGTATCGCACGCTGATGGGAGAGATGGGTGGGCATCCCGACCTCGGGGGAGACGTGGAACGAGCGAAGCTGATTAACGAGGCCTACGCCGTCCTCGGCGACCCCGAGGTGCGTCGCGGTTACGACGACGCCCGGACCCGATCCGGCCCGGGGGGATCGACCGGGGCAGCCCGTACCGTCGGCGGGGGCACGGGGTCGATGGGCGAGGCATTGGAGCGCCTGACGGGAACGGCGTCGAAGGTATTGCTTTCAGCGGCGGTGATCGCGGTGGGGGTGACCGTCGCCCGCCTCCTGCGCAGCCCGACCCTGGATCTAGCGGATCTTCTCGTGCTGGTCTTCGCCCTCCTGCGGATCTGGCGCCAGGTGTCGTCGTTGGAGCGAACCTAG
- a CDS encoding GNAT family N-acetyltransferase, with protein MHSRAPLRVAAALTAPAIRPGTGDDVPRLWRIFYDTEYQGRPSPPPRTPVPPYFRHEVEAGRVWIAEVAGEAVGFAALFLRSDIGFLSDLFVDPRHQSLGIGRRLLDRLLSGGARCYCALSSSDPRALSLYVRAGMRPRWPHYQLTATVDGLRGTSPSGVSILAAAPNDGEILEWDGRIGGRERPEDHAFWRAAFGATPVWVRRRGTTIGYAYVRIGRSAADTHPSVMLGPIGADSPPDAADCVAALVMWAREQGEAVKVAIPGPHPALPHLLAAGFRIRYAETFVSSCSHPFCDPTTYAPGAGLEGSTFF; from the coding sequence ATTCATTCTCGAGCACCCCTACGTGTTGCTGCTGCCCTGACCGCCCCGGCGATCCGCCCGGGCACGGGGGACGACGTCCCGCGCCTCTGGCGGATCTTCTACGACACCGAGTACCAAGGGCGCCCATCCCCGCCTCCGCGCACGCCGGTCCCGCCGTACTTCCGGCACGAGGTCGAGGCGGGTCGGGTCTGGATCGCGGAAGTGGCCGGAGAGGCCGTTGGATTCGCCGCGCTGTTCCTGCGGAGCGACATCGGGTTTCTCAGCGACCTCTTCGTCGACCCCCGCCACCAATCGCTCGGCATCGGCCGGCGGCTCCTGGACCGGCTCCTGTCGGGAGGCGCGCGCTGCTATTGTGCGCTGAGCTCGAGCGACCCCCGTGCCCTATCGCTGTACGTGCGTGCGGGGATGCGTCCGCGGTGGCCGCACTACCAGCTGACCGCAACGGTCGACGGGCTGCGCGGCACCTCGCCCTCCGGCGTCAGCATCCTCGCGGCGGCCCCGAACGATGGGGAGATCCTGGAGTGGGACGGCCGGATCGGCGGACGGGAGCGGCCCGAGGATCACGCATTCTGGCGCGCGGCCTTCGGGGCCACCCCGGTCTGGGTGCGGCGCCGGGGCACGACGATCGGGTACGCGTACGTCCGAATCGGCCGGTCCGCCGCCGACACGCACCCGAGCGTCATGCTCGGGCCGATCGGCGCCGACTCGCCGCCCGACGCGGCCGACTGCGTGGCCGCGCTGGTGATGTGGGCCCGCGAGCAGGGCGAGGCGGTGAAGGTCGCGATTCCGGGTCCGCACCCGGCGCTCCCCCACCTGCTGGCGGCGGGCTTTCGGATCCGGTACGCGGAGACATTTGTGTCCTCCTGTTCGCATCCCTTCTGCGACCCAACGACCTATGCCCCCGGAGCGGGGCTGGAGGGCAGTACGTTCTTCTAG
- a CDS encoding dihydrolipoamide acetyltransferase family protein, with the protein MATEVVLPRLGLTQEEGTVVRWLKPEGSQVRKGEPLFEVMTDKATLEVEAPASGMLLRVFVAEGGTVPVATPIAVIGEPGEAVAAPPSPVAAPGGVRIPTGAAGSLGTTRAAEAGAPPLHPEGGGRAKISPRARALAEAHGVDARALVGTGPGGRIIERDVQTAVAARSAAPTAEAIRPTPPLQPSTLGDAAAPSAPAAAKMRAIIARRMLESLQTTAQLTLTTEVDMDEAVRLRSEVGQELERREGVRVTYTDLIVRAAAVALREHPRINALWEGEGVRVLPEIHIGVAVALGEGLVVPVVRHADRATLGQISAAVRDLSERAKASRLRPEEMQGGTFTVTNLGMFDVDAFTPVLNPPEAGILGVGRLHRRPVAVGDRIEVRSLMVLSLTFDHRVIDGAPAAQFLQRVKFILEHPYVLLLP; encoded by the coding sequence ATGGCGACCGAGGTGGTGCTTCCGAGGCTGGGGCTGACCCAGGAAGAGGGGACCGTGGTGCGGTGGCTGAAGCCGGAGGGCAGCCAGGTCAGGAAGGGGGAGCCCCTCTTCGAGGTGATGACCGATAAGGCCACCCTTGAGGTCGAGGCGCCCGCATCCGGGATGCTGCTGCGCGTGTTCGTCGCGGAGGGCGGCACCGTCCCCGTCGCCACCCCCATCGCCGTGATCGGCGAGCCCGGGGAGGCGGTGGCGGCTCCGCCCTCGCCGGTCGCCGCACCGGGGGGAGTGAGGATCCCGACGGGGGCGGCGGGATCGTTGGGAACCACACGGGCGGCGGAGGCCGGCGCCCCCCCGCTCCATCCGGAGGGTGGCGGACGCGCAAAGATCTCTCCCCGGGCCCGGGCGCTGGCCGAGGCGCACGGCGTGGACGCGCGTGCACTCGTCGGCACCGGGCCGGGCGGGCGGATCATCGAGCGCGACGTGCAGACGGCCGTCGCCGCCCGCTCCGCCGCCCCCACCGCCGAGGCGATCCGCCCCACTCCCCCGCTGCAACCCTCCACGCTCGGGGACGCCGCCGCACCGTCCGCCCCCGCCGCGGCGAAGATGCGCGCGATCATTGCCCGCCGGATGCTGGAAAGCCTGCAGACCACGGCCCAACTGACCCTGACGACTGAAGTGGACATGGACGAGGCCGTGCGGCTGCGCAGCGAGGTGGGGCAGGAGCTCGAGCGACGCGAGGGCGTCCGGGTGACGTATACGGACCTCATCGTGCGCGCGGCGGCCGTCGCCCTCCGCGAACATCCCCGGATCAACGCCCTCTGGGAAGGCGAGGGCGTCCGGGTGCTCCCCGAGATCCACATCGGGGTCGCCGTCGCCCTTGGCGAGGGGCTGGTCGTGCCGGTGGTGCGCCATGCCGACCGGGCGACGCTCGGGCAGATCTCCGCTGCGGTCCGCGATCTCTCGGAGCGTGCCAAGGCCAGCCGGCTGCGGCCGGAGGAGATGCAGGGGGGGACGTTTACCGTCACCAACCTGGGGATGTTTGACGTCGACGCGTTTACCCCGGTGCTCAATCCCCCCGAAGCGGGCATTCTCGGCGTGGGCCGCCTTCACCGAAGGCCGGTCGCGGTGGGCGACCGGATCGAGGTGCGATCGCTGATGGTGCTCTCGTTGACGTTTGACCACCGGGTTATCGACGGCGCTCCTGCCGCGCAGTTCCTGCAGCGCGTGAAATTCATTCTCGAGCACCCCTACGTGTTGCTGCTGCCCTGA
- a CDS encoding alpha-ketoacid dehydrogenase subunit beta, which yields MSSPATQTTPALAARLLTYAEALNEALREEMRRDPRVFVMGEDVAVWGGGGVFGVTRGLVEEFGPQRVRDTPISEEAIAALAVGAAVAGARPVAEFMYADFMGLAMEPIVNQAAKIRYMFGGKARVPVVFRAQEGAGRGNAAQHSQSLEAWFCHIPGLKVVTPSTPADAKGLLISAIRDDNPVVFLEHKILYNTKGPVPAGEYTVPLGVAEIRREGRHATFVGIHTMVHKALAAAEILVKEGIELEVIDPRTLVPFDLDAVLASVRKTGRLVVGHEAHERCGIGAEIITQVVVAAFDALDAPPIRVCGENVPIPYNARLEDAALPQVPDIAAAVRQVVS from the coding sequence ATGAGCAGCCCAGCGACCCAGACCACCCCCGCCCTCGCGGCACGACTGCTCACCTACGCGGAGGCGCTCAACGAGGCGTTGCGCGAAGAGATGCGGCGGGACCCCCGGGTGTTTGTGATGGGGGAGGACGTGGCGGTGTGGGGCGGCGGGGGAGTCTTCGGCGTCACCCGGGGCCTGGTGGAGGAGTTCGGGCCGCAGCGGGTGCGGGACACGCCGATTTCCGAGGAGGCGATCGCGGCGCTGGCCGTGGGCGCCGCGGTGGCGGGGGCCCGCCCGGTCGCCGAGTTCATGTACGCGGACTTCATGGGGTTGGCGATGGAGCCGATCGTCAATCAGGCGGCCAAGATCAGGTACATGTTTGGCGGGAAGGCGCGGGTCCCGGTCGTGTTCCGGGCCCAGGAGGGCGCGGGGCGGGGGAATGCCGCGCAGCACTCGCAGTCGCTTGAGGCCTGGTTCTGCCACATCCCGGGGCTCAAGGTGGTCACCCCGAGCACCCCCGCCGACGCCAAAGGGCTCCTGATCAGCGCGATCCGCGACGACAATCCCGTGGTCTTCCTGGAGCACAAGATCCTCTACAACACCAAGGGGCCCGTTCCCGCCGGCGAGTACACGGTGCCGCTGGGCGTGGCGGAGATCAGGCGCGAAGGGCGGCACGCGACGTTTGTCGGGATTCACACGATGGTTCACAAAGCGCTCGCCGCCGCGGAGATCCTCGTCAAGGAGGGCATCGAACTCGAGGTGATCGACCCCCGGACGCTCGTGCCCTTTGACCTGGACGCCGTCCTCGCCTCGGTCCGGAAGACCGGCCGGCTGGTGGTGGGGCATGAGGCCCACGAGCGCTGCGGGATCGGCGCGGAGATCATCACCCAGGTCGTCGTCGCCGCGTTTGACGCGCTCGACGCCCCCCCCATCCGGGTGTGCGGTGAGAACGTCCCCATCCCGTACAACGCGCGCCTCGAGGATGCCGCGCTCCCCCAGGTCCCGGATATCGCCGCCGCGGTCCGCCAGGTAGTCTCCTGA
- a CDS encoding thiamine pyrophosphate-dependent dehydrogenase E1 component subunit alpha: protein MLRTMRTIRQFDLRALELYREGAMRGSTHPYIGMEAVAVGACAALRPTDRITSTHRGHGHCLAKGGDPRRMMAELLGKATGYCKGKGGSMHIADLDAGILGANGIVGGGIGLATGSALAAQLARRDDVTLCFFGDGALNQGILHESANLAAIWKLPVVYVCENNQYAMSARADKFTSVPDPAVRATAYGFPGVGCDGMDALAVHRAVADAVSRARAGEGPSLVVCTTYRFFGHHVGDPLNYRDKAEVEIWRARDPIARLERDVIARGILSAEQAAAIEAAVTEEIEAAVAFAKTSPEPEVSALMEDVYA, encoded by the coding sequence ATGCTCCGAACGATGCGCACGATTCGGCAGTTCGATCTGCGGGCCCTGGAACTCTACCGGGAGGGGGCGATGCGCGGATCGACCCATCCCTACATTGGGATGGAGGCGGTGGCGGTGGGCGCCTGCGCCGCGCTTCGCCCCACCGACCGGATCACCAGCACCCACCGCGGCCACGGGCACTGCCTGGCCAAGGGCGGGGATCCGCGCCGCATGATGGCCGAACTGCTGGGGAAAGCCACAGGCTACTGCAAAGGCAAAGGCGGGTCGATGCACATCGCCGACCTCGACGCGGGGATCCTCGGCGCGAACGGGATCGTGGGCGGCGGCATCGGCCTCGCCACCGGCTCGGCGTTGGCCGCCCAACTGGCGCGGCGTGATGACGTCACGCTCTGCTTCTTCGGCGACGGCGCCCTGAACCAGGGCATTCTGCACGAGTCCGCCAACCTGGCGGCGATCTGGAAGCTCCCGGTCGTCTACGTCTGCGAGAACAACCAGTACGCGATGTCGGCGCGCGCCGATAAGTTCACATCGGTCCCCGATCCGGCGGTTCGCGCGACGGCCTACGGGTTCCCGGGAGTGGGTTGCGACGGCATGGACGCCCTGGCCGTGCACCGGGCGGTGGCCGACGCCGTGTCCCGCGCCCGGGCGGGAGAGGGGCCGTCGCTGGTCGTGTGCACCACGTACCGGTTCTTTGGCCACCACGTGGGCGACCCGCTCAACTACCGCGATAAGGCCGAGGTCGAGATCTGGCGCGCCCGCGATCCCATCGCGCGGCTCGAGCGGGATGTGATTGCGCGAGGGATCCTCTCCGCCGAACAGGCCGCGGCGATTGAGGCGGCGGTGACCGAGGAGATCGAGGCGGCCGTCGCGTTTGCGAAGACCAGCCCCGAGCCCGAGGTGAGCGCGCTGATGGAGGACGTGTACGCATGA
- a CDS encoding Lrp/AsnC ligand binding domain-containing protein: MFTAFVMIQAERRRMQDVARRMAEIAGVEEVYSVTGDWDIIAVLRLKEYDDLAEIVTGKMREIPGIVRTNTHLAFRAFPQSLLDRSFSVGLEEEGKGPGPAAGS; the protein is encoded by the coding sequence ATGTTCACGGCGTTCGTGATGATCCAGGCCGAGCGGCGGCGTATGCAGGACGTCGCACGGAGAATGGCGGAGATCGCCGGGGTCGAGGAGGTGTACTCGGTCACCGGAGACTGGGACATCATCGCCGTGCTGCGGCTCAAGGAGTACGACGATCTCGCCGAGATCGTGACCGGCAAAATGCGGGAGATCCCGGGGATCGTTCGGACGAACACCCACCTCGCCTTCCGGGCGTTTCCTCAGTCGCTGCTTGATCGGTCGTTTTCGGTCGGGCTCGAAGAAGAGGGGAAAGGCCCGGGGCCGGCGGCCGGTTCGTAA
- a CDS encoding zinc-binding dehydrogenase — translation MKAVMKTERGPGHVELREVPEPEPGAGQVRIEVVAAGICGTDIHIFREEFPSRPPVILGHEFSGRIDRVGPGAEGLAPGDPVVAATAAVRCGRCRYCLTGNVLMCERRLSIGHGVDGAFARYVVVPAEMVHPIPHGVDLRHAALTEPLAVAVHAVIERSRVAAGDTVLVSGVGPIGLLVLQVARAEGGRVIAAGTARDARRLELARRLGAEVTVDVDAVDLPEAVREWTRGAGVDAAFECAGAARSLDACLGALRRLGTLVQVGLMGRRIECDYEQVAMHELLVVGTYGSSLMSWPRALALLSQGRVEAAPLISDVLPLAAWEEGFRKTAAQESIKVLLDPQA, via the coding sequence ATGAAAGCGGTCATGAAGACCGAACGGGGGCCGGGTCACGTCGAGTTGCGGGAGGTTCCCGAGCCCGAGCCGGGTGCGGGGCAGGTCCGGATCGAGGTCGTCGCGGCGGGGATCTGTGGAACGGACATCCACATCTTCCGCGAGGAGTTCCCGAGCCGGCCTCCGGTGATTCTCGGACACGAGTTCAGCGGCCGGATCGATCGGGTCGGCCCGGGCGCGGAAGGATTGGCTCCCGGCGATCCCGTCGTGGCCGCGACGGCGGCCGTGCGCTGCGGCCGGTGCCGGTACTGCCTGACCGGCAACGTCCTGATGTGCGAGCGCCGGCTTTCCATCGGACACGGCGTGGACGGAGCGTTCGCCCGGTACGTCGTCGTGCCGGCCGAGATGGTCCACCCCATCCCGCACGGAGTCGATCTCCGGCACGCCGCCCTTACCGAGCCGCTGGCGGTGGCCGTTCACGCGGTGATCGAGCGATCGCGTGTCGCGGCCGGTGACACGGTGCTCGTGAGCGGGGTCGGTCCGATCGGCCTGCTCGTGCTTCAGGTGGCCCGCGCGGAAGGCGGGCGGGTCATCGCCGCCGGGACCGCCCGAGATGCGCGGAGGCTCGAGTTGGCCCGCCGGCTCGGCGCCGAGGTGACGGTCGATGTGGACGCGGTGGATTTGCCGGAGGCGGTCCGGGAGTGGACCCGTGGGGCCGGGGTGGACGCGGCGTTCGAGTGCGCGGGGGCTGCTCGGTCGCTCGACGCGTGTCTCGGGGCGCTGCGGCGCCTCGGCACCCTGGTGCAGGTGGGGCTGATGGGGCGGCGGATCGAGTGCGACTACGAGCAGGTGGCCATGCACGAGCTGCTCGTCGTCGGGACCTACGGGTCCTCCTTGATGTCGTGGCCCCGGGCCCTCGCGCTGCTGTCCCAGGGCCGCGTCGAGGCCGCGCCGCTCATCTCGGACGTGCTGCCGCTCGCGGCGTGGGAGGAGGGGTTCCGCAAGACGGCGGCCCAGGAGTCGATCAAGGTCCTCCTCGACCCCCAGGCCTGA
- a CDS encoding glycerol-3-phosphate dehydrogenase/oxidase gives MVRQAHLTRLRGGAFDVLVIGGGITGAGVACEAAARGLSVALVERGDFAHGTSSGSTKLIHGGLRYLPMLDVAQVREGLEEQNRLLCNAPHLVRPLPFVLPLYRGASRPLGLSLPRPLRAGLPLGLAFGLWAYDRLAGRIGPRRHRRLAPADAAALVPALQREGLRRAFLYYDAQTDDARLTLAVLRTAVSHGAVAANYVEAVGVRMEAGRCTGADVVDRLSGVRSVVSARMTINAAGIWAEAVAGFVAPPTFRIRRAKGVHIVLRSGRLGMHRAALVLPETDDGRVAFVVPWQGALLVGTTDTEWGRADGAPPVGRDDVAYLLDHAARFLTVPLPGGEILGAFASLRPLVSIGGRSSAHLSRRHEVVRSAEGFYSIIGGKLTTYRRMAEDVMNAATGRRAGTPSRTRTLPLIGAAELRQVLPDLRDRARRLRLPRRTWLHLIRTYGTEAARVCDLVAERPALGTPLAEGCPHIGAEVVIAARHEMAVMLEDVLLRRTRLAHLLPQQGVEIAAKVAALMGDELGWPTDSRADRVAEYARAASRLAAPGVGIPAGAARPAGGVPDAGRSRGGMR, from the coding sequence ATGGTGCGCCAGGCGCACCTGACGCGGCTGCGCGGGGGAGCCTTCGACGTGCTGGTGATCGGCGGGGGCATCACCGGCGCCGGCGTGGCCTGCGAGGCGGCCGCCCGCGGGCTGTCGGTTGCCCTGGTCGAGCGCGGCGACTTCGCCCACGGGACCAGCAGCGGGTCGACCAAGCTCATCCACGGCGGCCTTCGCTATCTGCCGATGCTGGATGTCGCGCAGGTGCGGGAGGGCTTGGAGGAACAAAATCGGCTCCTGTGCAACGCGCCCCACCTGGTCCGGCCGTTGCCGTTCGTGCTCCCCCTCTACCGGGGGGCGTCGCGCCCCCTGGGGCTGTCCCTCCCGCGCCCCCTGCGGGCCGGTCTTCCCCTCGGCCTGGCGTTTGGGCTGTGGGCGTACGACCGCCTGGCGGGCCGCATCGGCCCGCGCCGTCACCGCCGCCTGGCGCCGGCCGACGCCGCTGCGCTCGTGCCCGCGCTCCAGCGGGAAGGGCTGCGCCGCGCCTTTCTCTACTACGACGCTCAGACCGACGACGCGCGGCTGACGCTCGCGGTGTTGCGGACGGCGGTCTCGCACGGGGCGGTCGCCGCCAACTACGTGGAGGCCGTCGGCGTACGGATGGAGGCCGGCCGCTGTACCGGTGCGGACGTCGTCGATCGCCTCAGCGGCGTCCGTTCCGTGGTCTCCGCGCGAATGACGATCAACGCCGCGGGAATTTGGGCGGAAGCGGTCGCGGGCTTCGTCGCCCCCCCGACGTTTCGGATCCGGCGGGCCAAAGGTGTGCACATCGTGCTCCGCAGCGGTCGGCTGGGGATGCACCGAGCGGCCCTCGTGCTGCCGGAGACGGACGATGGCCGGGTCGCGTTCGTGGTGCCGTGGCAGGGCGCGCTGCTCGTGGGGACCACCGACACCGAATGGGGCCGCGCCGACGGCGCGCCGCCTGTGGGGCGGGACGATGTCGCCTACCTGCTCGACCACGCCGCGCGGTTTCTCACGGTCCCGCTCCCGGGGGGCGAAATCCTCGGCGCATTCGCCAGCCTCCGGCCGCTGGTCAGCATCGGAGGCCGGTCGAGCGCGCACCTCTCGCGGCGCCACGAGGTGGTGCGGTCGGCGGAGGGGTTCTACTCGATCATCGGCGGCAAGCTCACGACCTATCGGCGGATGGCCGAGGATGTGATGAACGCCGCGACCGGCCGCCGGGCCGGGACGCCGTCTCGCACCCGCACTCTCCCTTTGATCGGGGCCGCCGAACTACGACAGGTGCTGCCCGACCTGCGGGACCGCGCCCGGCGGCTGCGGCTCCCGCGGCGAACGTGGCTGCATCTGATCCGGACCTATGGGACCGAGGCCGCGCGGGTGTGCGACCTGGTCGCGGAACGCCCGGCGCTCGGCACACCGCTGGCGGAGGGGTGTCCCCATATCGGCGCGGAGGTGGTGATCGCGGCCCGCCACGAGATGGCCGTGATGCTCGAGGACGTGCTGCTCCGACGGACGCGCCTCGCGCACCTGCTCCCGCAGCAGGGGGTGGAGATCGCGGCGAAGGTGGCGGCGCTGATGGGGGACGAGCTGGGGTGGCCCACCGATTCGCGGGCGGACCGGGTGGCGGAGTACGCGCGCGCGGCGTCCCGGCTGGCGGCGCCCGGGGTGGGGATCCCGGCGGGGGCCGCGCGTCCCGCGGGCGGTGTGCCGGATGCCGGTCGGAGCAGAGGAGGCATGCGATGA